CCTGTATAATTTTGGATCCAAAGCAAAAAAAGCAATAGCAAACCGTGACAGCATCCAATTGGAATTATGCTTAGATGCGCTCAAAAAACACTATAAATTTATTGGAATCATGGTCATTATTACCATTGCGTTCAATTTTATGGGATTGGTCGTTGGAGTCGTACTCGGAATCAGTGACGCTTTTGCTGGGGTATAATACAGCCATAAATAAAGTAAAAAAAAAGCGGAGTATCTCATTCATTTGGATACTCCGCTTTTTTTATCGTATTGATTCCTTATTTTTTATAATATTTCATTGCGTTTGGAATCAATTTCTGAATATCCGCAATCCGTCGCTCATCACTCGGGTGGGTACTCAAAAACTCTGGCTGCCCTTTTTGACTACCCGATGCCATACGCTTCCAGAAATCTACAGCTTCATTGGGATTGTAACCCGCCAAAGCCATAATGATCAAACCTGCTGCATCCGCATCAGATTCGTCGCTTCGCGAAAATTTCAGTTGCGCCAAGTTGCCTCCTAATCCATAAAGATTGTTAAAAACACCAAGCGTACTGTTTCCAGATACGCCTGCAGCTGAACCTAAAATCTGTCCACCCAATTGCAGCGCTATCTGATTCGAAGCCTGAGCCACAGAATGTTCTTCAATAGCATGTGCTATCTCGTGTCCCATCACGGTTGCCAAACCTGCTTCCGTACGTGTTACTGGTAATATTCCAGTATATACCGCAACTTTACCCCCAGGCATACACCAGGCATTCACGTCATCACTCTTCACCAAATTAAATTCCCAATTGAAGTTAAATTGATTTGCGCGACCTGTACTCTGCAAATACTGATTAACCGCTGTTGCCAACTTGTTACCAACACGTTTTACCATCGCCGCATCCGCAGTTCCAGTGACCACTTTAGCGCCATTCTTCGATAAAAAATCTTTATAAGCTAATGCTGCTTGCTGGTTAACCTGATCAGCACTCACTAATTTTAAATATTTTTTTCCGGTAACAGCTGAAGTTGCACAGCCTGACAGCCCCGATGCCAGTGTTACGCATGCTAATACGATAGCCGAATACTTTAACATTCCGTTCATATGTCTATATTTTTCTTTCCATGGTCATATGGAATATCCAAACGATGTTCATCGCGTTTCCGCTCTTCCCAAATGGATATTTCACAATAATTTTTAAATCGTACTTAGCAAATACAATTATTGTGCCTATTCTTTTTCCTTAGCCTTTTTCTTGAAGAGATAAATTTTGGATTCGTGCCCCTTTAACAAGCGCTCAATATTCTTTTGGTGGGTAATTAACAACAGAATACAGATAGCTATGCCGTAAAGCAGCACAGAGGGTATGGTTGTTTTAAAAATAAAGGCCAAACTAAAGGGAAATGCAAATCCCGCTGAAATGGACCCCAGCGAAACATAATGTGTTGTCAGCAAAATAATGATAAACACCGATACACATACTAAGGCTGCAGGTGTATGAATGGCGAGGATCATCCCACAAAGCGTTGCTACCCCTTTACCGCCCCTAAATCCGGCAAATACCGGAAATAAATGCCCTAATACCGCAATAACGCCTAAGGCCAACTGAAAGTTTACAAATTGGACATCGCTCGTATTTTGCCCCAATTCGATTAAATAAGCCAGGTTTGTTGCTGTCCAGCCTTTAAATATATCTACAAACATCACGATCGATCCCGCTTTGGGGCCCAATACGCGAAAGGTGTTAGTTGCTCCAGCATTACCGCTACCATACTCACGCACATCCACGCCATAAAATGCCTGTCCCAACCATACTGCTGTAGGTATGGACCCAAACAAATAAGCTAGTAATACTGCAGTTACTAAATAAATCGATATCATTAATTAAATTAGTTCTTATATTAATTTGGCTTTCAGACTAAGATCCAAGCTCTTTACACTATGTGTTAAAGCGCCTACTGAAATATAATCTACCCCGGCCTCCGCATACGATCGAATCGTGTCAAAAGTTATCCCCCCAGAGGCCTCTGTCTTGAATCGATGGTCAATAATCTGAACAGCTTTGGCTACATCTTGCGGTGAAAAATTATCTAACATGATCCGGTCCACTTCGCCAAAGTTAAGAACTTCATCAAGCTCCGCAAAATTTCGGACTTCAATTTCTATTTCTATCGGTTTATTTAGGCTTTTTCTGTAATCATTTGCGCGCTTTAGAGCCGGTACAATACCGCCACTATAGTCCACATGATTGTCCTTAATTAAAATCATATCAAAAAGGCCAAATCGATGATTGGTGCCGCCGCCTATCCGAACAGCTTCTTTCTCCAATACACGCAACAATGGTGTCGTTTTCCGTGTATCCAATACTTTCGTATCTGTACCTTTGAGAAGGTCTACATATTTTCGGGTTGTCGTCGCAATGCCACTCATACGCTGCATAACATTCAGCACCAAACGCTCGGCCAACAAAATACTTTGAATAT
The Sphingobacterium multivorum genome window above contains:
- the nadC gene encoding carboxylating nicotinate-nucleotide diphosphorylase — protein: MEKEIKEYLAHFVKQAVAEDLGDGDHTSLSTIETGAQGEAKLIVKDNGVLAGIEVAQAIIAYIDDTLTCEVFIQDGSQVKVGDIAFYVKGNIQSILLAERLVLNVMQRMSGIATTTRKYVDLLKGTDTKVLDTRKTTPLLRVLEKEAVRIGGGTNHRFGLFDMILIKDNHVDYSGGIVPALKRANDYRKSLNKPIEIEIEVRNFAELDEVLNFGEVDRIMLDNFSPQDVAKAVQIIDHRFKTEASGGITFDTIRSYAEAGVDYISVGALTHSVKSLDLSLKAKLI
- a CDS encoding M48 family metallopeptidase codes for the protein MNGMLKYSAIVLACVTLASGLSGCATSAVTGKKYLKLVSADQVNQQAALAYKDFLSKNGAKVVTGTADAAMVKRVGNKLATAVNQYLQSTGRANQFNFNWEFNLVKSDDVNAWCMPGGKVAVYTGILPVTRTEAGLATVMGHEIAHAIEEHSVAQASNQIALQLGGQILGSAAGVSGNSTLGVFNNLYGLGGNLAQLKFSRSDESDADAAGLIIMALAGYNPNEAVDFWKRMASGSQKGQPEFLSTHPSDERRIADIQKLIPNAMKYYKK
- the plsY gene encoding glycerol-3-phosphate 1-O-acyltransferase PlsY, with amino-acid sequence MISIYLVTAVLLAYLFGSIPTAVWLGQAFYGVDVREYGSGNAGATNTFRVLGPKAGSIVMFVDIFKGWTATNLAYLIELGQNTSDVQFVNFQLALGVIAVLGHLFPVFAGFRGGKGVATLCGMILAIHTPAALVCVSVFIIILLTTHYVSLGSISAGFAFPFSLAFIFKTTIPSVLLYGIAICILLLITHQKNIERLLKGHESKIYLFKKKAKEKE